The following proteins are encoded in a genomic region of Capra hircus breed San Clemente chromosome 16, ASM170441v1, whole genome shotgun sequence:
- the LOC102183623 gene encoding transcription initiation factor TFIID subunit 9-like: MESGKMASPKSMPKDAQMMAQILKDMGITEYEPRVINQMLEFAFRYVTTILDDAKIYSSHAKKATVDTDDVRLAIQCRADQSFTSPPPRDFLLDIARQRNQTPLPLIKPYSGPRLPPDRYCLTAPNYRLKSLQKKASTSAGRITVPRLSVGSVTSRPSTPTLGTPTPQAMSISTKVGTPVSLTGQRFTVQMPTSQSPAVKASIPATSAVQNVLINPSLIGSKNILITTNMVSSQNSANEASNALKRKHDDDDDDDDDYDNL; this comes from the coding sequence ATGGAGTCTGGCAAGATGGCTTCTCCCAAGAGCATGCCGAAAGATGCACAGATGATGGCACAAATCCTGAAGGATATGGGGATTACAGAATACGAACCAAGAGTTATAAATCAGATGTTGGAGTTTGCTTTCCGATATGTAACCACAATTCTAGATGATGCCAAAATTTATTCAAGTCATGCTAAGAAAGCTACTGTTGACACAGATGATGTGCGGTTGGCAATCCAGTGTCGTGCTGACCAGTCTTTCACCTCTCCTCCACCGAGAGATTTTTTATTAGATATTGCaaggcaaagaaatcaaacccCTTTGCCATTGATCAAGCCATACTCAGGTCCTAGATTGCCACCTGATAGGTATTGCTTGACTGCTCCAAATTATAGACTTAAGTCTTTACAAAAAAAGGCATCTACTTCTGCAGGAAGAATAACGGTTCCACGGTTAAGTGTTGGTTCAGTTACTAGCAGACCAAGTACTCCCACGCTTGGCACACCAACCCCACAAGCCATGTCCATTTCAACTAAAGTAGGGACTCCAGTGTCCCTCACAGGGCAAAGGTTCACAGTACAGATGCCCACTTCACAGTCCCCAGctgtaaaagcatcaattcctgcAACATCAGCTGTTCAGAATGTTCTAATTAATCCGTCATTAATTGGGTCCAAAAATATTCTTATTACCACTAACATGGTCTCATCACAAAATAGTGCCAATGAAGCATCAAACGCATTGAAAAGGAAACATGATGACGATGATGACGACGACGATGACTATGATAACTTGTAA